One stretch of Acholeplasma laidlawii PG-8A DNA includes these proteins:
- a CDS encoding extracellular solute-binding protein, with translation MMGKIKRSIVWGLATVLLVFAIIYFTRGTSIYKPDGTITNDLVSETKTLLNASINNARYTYVDYLSDHQQNVDYGLSTITASLTNSDALIDSENMQYSLIMTKDKIATYEIEIQEAGYYHVGMNYKVSNATLNQITIALKINDESYYQEMQTIELPIIWQDESKNYLTDRYGDEVLPNQIIMDDWQYVAAYNNTYISIDPLLFYFKQGLNQLTIENTSSSKFIIGDIDVFKPVLQIDYDTYINQNNYEIIDGIIDIDATNYSYKNSSYVQAYSEVNPSVLPFDPVYKKLNVIDGRTWQRPGQSLTYEVNVEKSGLYKLAFRYSNPKADFPVFRSIKINGQIPFNEVRAYQFKSTKAGNWRVETLGNEQTDYYFYFQSGKNTITLRAESEPVQEAVRNIQMLIDHINTFTLEIRKITGKEVDKNRTWRFSEQMPESKAYLESYILLLKASIDELSLFAPNGAKSATISNLQKSLSRAENIYKDYNRLPLYLEDLVGGTGSINQFLGDILDTLNNQQMYLNQLHLYNNTRLRKANPNIFESLYAGTQSFIASFSSNKYALTKEDGVLDVWVNRPITYVDMMQKMADQTFTPQTGIQVKISVMPDANKLVMASAANQQPDVALGLASYMPFDLAIRNSAYDLTSFDDYWEFASQFAPGAFVPYILNDKAYALPETLDFNVVMYRKDIFDALNFMVPDTWEEVIQILPELQKYGMNFYHPIAGGTAIKWFYQTSGFIYQFGGNIYSEDGLRTSINEKEAVQGLTFLNQLFTNYALPEQVVSFYNSFRYATLPIGIADFGTYQLIKNAAPELTGMWEIAPYPSITTEAAGTNRHYIANGTAGMIMNETDQPDDAWDFLKWWMSTETQSQFSFNLQSTYGPTYAWISGNINAFMASPFSEKDKEVILEQIKWLIDVPRTPGQYMLERSISDIWNTAVFDGTPTGIAVDRYTILINREMRKKMIEFGFLDNEGNLIKPYVIRDITWVRNQMLDASGGYHGSND, from the coding sequence ATGATGGGTAAAATTAAACGATCTATTGTTTGGGGTTTAGCGACTGTTTTATTAGTTTTTGCTATCATTTACTTTACAAGAGGTACTTCAATTTATAAGCCAGATGGAACTATAACAAATGATTTAGTTTCAGAAACAAAAACACTATTAAATGCATCCATTAATAATGCAAGATATACGTATGTCGATTATTTAAGCGATCATCAACAAAATGTTGATTATGGCTTAAGTACAATTACAGCAAGTTTAACAAACTCTGATGCATTAATAGATTCAGAGAATATGCAATATAGTTTGATAATGACAAAAGATAAAATAGCTACTTACGAAATAGAAATACAAGAAGCTGGTTATTATCATGTAGGTATGAACTATAAAGTATCGAATGCTACACTGAATCAAATTACTATTGCACTAAAAATTAATGATGAAAGTTATTATCAAGAAATGCAGACTATCGAACTACCTATCATTTGGCAAGATGAGTCAAAAAATTATCTGACAGATCGCTATGGTGATGAAGTGTTGCCAAATCAAATAATTATGGATGATTGGCAGTATGTAGCTGCATATAATAATACCTATATTTCTATTGATCCACTCTTATTTTATTTTAAACAAGGTTTAAATCAACTAACCATTGAAAATACATCCTCCTCTAAATTTATAATAGGAGATATTGATGTATTTAAACCTGTTTTACAAATCGACTACGATACATATATTAACCAAAACAACTATGAGATTATTGATGGAATTATTGATATAGATGCAACCAATTATAGTTATAAAAACTCAAGTTATGTACAAGCATACAGTGAGGTAAATCCTAGTGTTTTACCTTTTGACCCAGTTTATAAAAAGTTAAATGTAATTGACGGAAGAACTTGGCAACGTCCAGGTCAATCTTTAACCTATGAAGTCAACGTAGAAAAATCAGGCCTTTATAAACTGGCATTTAGATATTCTAATCCTAAAGCTGATTTTCCTGTTTTTAGATCTATTAAAATTAATGGACAGATTCCGTTTAATGAAGTAAGAGCATACCAGTTTAAATCTACAAAAGCAGGCAATTGGCGCGTAGAAACATTGGGCAATGAACAAACAGATTACTATTTTTATTTCCAATCAGGTAAAAATACAATTACTTTAAGAGCGGAAAGCGAACCCGTTCAAGAAGCTGTTAGAAACATACAAATGCTTATAGATCATATCAATACATTTACTTTGGAAATCAGAAAAATTACAGGTAAAGAAGTTGATAAGAATAGAACTTGGAGATTTAGTGAACAAATGCCTGAATCTAAGGCATATTTGGAAAGTTATATCTTACTTCTAAAGGCTAGTATTGATGAACTCAGTTTGTTTGCACCAAATGGTGCAAAATCAGCAACAATTAGTAACCTTCAAAAATCATTATCAAGAGCAGAAAACATCTATAAAGATTACAATAGATTGCCATTATATTTAGAGGATCTTGTTGGGGGAACTGGCTCTATTAATCAATTTTTAGGTGATATTTTAGATACACTAAATAATCAACAAATGTATTTGAATCAATTGCATTTATATAATAACACGCGATTGAGAAAGGCAAATCCGAATATTTTTGAATCACTTTATGCTGGAACACAATCATTTATCGCAAGTTTTAGTTCGAATAAATATGCCTTAACTAAAGAAGATGGTGTTTTAGATGTTTGGGTAAACAGACCCATAACTTATGTAGATATGATGCAAAAGATGGCAGATCAAACATTTACACCTCAAACTGGTATTCAAGTTAAGATTTCAGTAATGCCTGATGCAAATAAACTTGTTATGGCATCTGCTGCAAATCAACAGCCGGATGTTGCACTAGGACTAGCAAGTTATATGCCTTTTGACTTAGCAATTAGAAATTCAGCGTATGACTTAACCAGTTTTGATGATTATTGGGAATTCGCATCACAATTTGCACCAGGCGCATTTGTTCCTTATATTTTAAATGATAAAGCTTATGCATTACCTGAAACTTTGGACTTTAATGTTGTCATGTATAGAAAAGATATATTTGATGCTTTAAATTTTATGGTACCAGATACATGGGAAGAAGTGATTCAAATTCTACCTGAATTACAAAAGTATGGTATGAATTTCTACCATCCAATTGCAGGTGGAACTGCAATTAAGTGGTTTTATCAAACCTCTGGGTTTATATATCAATTTGGTGGTAATATTTACTCTGAAGATGGCTTAAGAACAAGTATTAATGAAAAAGAAGCCGTTCAAGGTTTAACTTTCTTAAATCAATTATTTACAAACTATGCTTTACCTGAGCAAGTAGTTTCATTTTATAATTCATTTAGATATGCAACACTACCAATTGGAATCGCGGACTTTGGAACTTATCAACTTATTAAAAATGCTGCACCTGAATTAACTGGGATGTGGGAAATAGCACCTTATCCTAGTATAACTACTGAAGCAGCTGGTACGAACCGTCACTATATTGCTAATGGTACAGCAGGTATGATTATGAATGAAACTGATCAACCTGATGATGCATGGGATTTTTTAAAGTGGTGGATGTCAACTGAAACTCAATCACAATTTTCATTTAATTTACAGTCTACTTATGGACCTACTTATGCATGGATTTCTGGTAATATTAATGCATTTATGGCATCACCTTTTTCCGAAAAAGATAAAGAAGTAATTTTAGAACAAATTAAATGGTTAATAGATGTACCGAGAACACCTGGTCAATATATGTTAGAAAGATCGATTTCAGATATATGGAATACAGCAGTGTTTGATGGAACACCTACAGGTATTGCTGTAGACAGATATACCATTTTAATAAACAGAGAAATGCGAAAGAAAATGATTGAATTTGGTTTTCTTGATAATGAAGGAAACCTAATAAAACCATATGTAATTAGAGATATTACATGGGTTAGAAATCAAATGTTAGATGCATCAGGAGGCTATCATGGATCAAACGATTAA